One window of Ziziphus jujuba cultivar Dongzao chromosome 5, ASM3175591v1 genomic DNA carries:
- the LOC107420931 gene encoding uncharacterized protein LOC107420931 has protein sequence MARVEWGNQGRGKWGCSYKRTTLIVCSINIVVALYVLRSLYASLYVYSDNDSRAVVKYTPDQIRKMEESVRIRRAAEPVELAKLVKKLENEFSRDVTVIELQQHVKQKIMDEIIQRLKTLSANANISEQREAVENWRKEKLNETKRLTVGKGTFDSIEHEEAEVLIRALESNWAVLSEEIGLWIPPEINNTEHDDKPDGEEEIEDQILPGRPLPPECHTELHTDYAGAAVKWGLSHHKESAADCCQACLDQARHAKPGERKCNIWVYCPSETGCHSPDIYQHKHQECWLKYDEKPRRNFKDKYPDSYRNSHPTAPLVVPWVSGVVSG, from the exons ATGGCGAGGGTAGAATGGGGAAATCAAGGGAGAGGGAAATGGGGATGTTCGTACAAGAGGACCACTCTCATCGTTTGCTCCATTAACATTGTTGTTGCTCTTTACGTTCTGCGCTCCCTCTACGCTTCTTTATACGTCTACTCCGATAACGATTCGCGTGCCG ttgTTAAGTACACCCCAGATCAGATTAGGAAAATGGAAGAATCAGTTCGGATTCGTAGAGCAGCCGAACCAGTAGAGCTTGCTAAATTG GTGAAGAAGCTCGAAAACGAGTTTTCCAGAGACGTAACAGTGATTGAATTGCAGCAGCATGTCAAACAGAAAATAATGGATGAGATTATTCAGAGGTTGAAAACCTTGAGTGCCAATGCTAATATCAGTGAGCAGAGAG AAGCTGTTGAAAACTGGCGCAAGGAAAAACTAAATGAAACTAAGCGGTTAACCGTTGGGAAAGGGACTTTTGATTCCATTGAGCATGAGGAAGCAG AGGTGCTGATAAGAGCTCTGGAGTCCAATTGGGCAGTGCTGTCAGAAGAGATTGGCCTTTGGATACCACCTGAAATTAATAATACAGAACATGATGATAAACCTGACGGTGAAGAGGAAATAG AGGATCAAATTTTGCCTGGCAGGCCACTTCCACCCGAATGCCATACTGAACTTCATACAGATTATGCTGGTGCTGCTGTTAAATGGGGGCTTAGCCACCACAAAGAGAGTGCAGCAGACTGCTGTCAGGCTTGTTTGGATCAGGCTCGACATGCAAAGCCAGGTGAAAGGAAATGTAATATATGGGTTTATTGCCCATCTGAGACAGGGTGCCACTCCCCAGATATCTATCAACATAAACATCAAGAGTGCTGGCTCAAATAT GATGAAAAGCCAAGACGGAATTTCAAGGACAAGTATCCAGACTCATACAGAAACTCCCATCCGACTGCACCATTGGTTGTTCCATGGGTCTCAGGTGTTGTCAGTGGG